From Lysobacter silvisoli, the proteins below share one genomic window:
- a CDS encoding acetyl-CoA carboxylase biotin carboxyl carrier protein: protein MKTSSLAEVEVRENGVDVRVTRSPRSEPPLIQPQATTIASLGKAEAPRPDEHIVRSPMVGISYAAASPDQPPFISVGRTVKRGDALGIVVALGMARTIKAGASGTVLGILVENGQPVEFDQPLFVIG from the coding sequence ATGAAGACGTCAAGCCTGGCCGAAGTCGAGGTCAGGGAGAATGGAGTGGATGTACGCGTCACACGATCGCCCAGGAGCGAACCGCCACTGATTCAGCCGCAAGCGACGACGATTGCGAGCCTCGGCAAAGCCGAGGCACCGCGGCCGGACGAGCACATCGTCCGTTCGCCGATGGTCGGCATTTCCTATGCGGCCGCGAGTCCCGATCAGCCTCCTTTCATCAGCGTCGGGAGAACCGTCAAGCGAGGAGATGCGCTCGGGATCGTGGTGGCATTGGGCATGGCCAGGACCATCAAAGCGGGCGCGTCCGGGACGGTACTCGGAATCCTGGTCGAAAATGGCCAGCCGGTGGAATTCGATCAGCCGTTGTTCGTCATCGGCTGA
- a CDS encoding DUF2306 domain-containing protein has protein sequence MLRLLLRPIPLILFLVFFTAIPILNSLVNVFQIPTGTYPEDSARLAVAPLSWFVHVLAGVAFGITGPVQFVRALRQRFGALHRVLGRIFVVSGAIIGLSGLSILAQVTSQRTPMVDIARGVFGVALLIALALAMAAIRNRDFQRHRAWVIRAYAVGMGLGTVAVVFFPIYLVTGQPPIGLGSDILFVASWVLTIVFAEVVIRRSCRAHPKAFE, from the coding sequence ATGCTCCGCCTCTTGCTGCGACCGATCCCGCTGATCCTGTTTTTGGTCTTTTTCACCGCCATCCCCATCCTGAACTCGCTCGTCAACGTATTCCAGATTCCGACCGGCACCTATCCAGAAGACAGCGCTCGGCTGGCCGTGGCGCCCCTCTCCTGGTTTGTCCATGTTCTGGCTGGAGTCGCTTTCGGAATCACGGGCCCGGTGCAATTCGTTCGCGCGCTGCGCCAACGCTTCGGCGCGCTGCACCGCGTGTTAGGGCGGATCTTCGTTGTTTCGGGAGCGATCATCGGCCTGTCGGGTCTGTCGATTCTGGCGCAGGTGACGTCGCAAAGAACGCCCATGGTCGATATCGCCCGCGGTGTCTTCGGCGTGGCGCTGCTGATCGCGCTCGCCCTGGCAATGGCAGCAATTCGGAACCGGGATTTCCAACGCCACCGCGCCTGGGTGATCCGCGCCTACGCGGTCGGCATGGGGCTGGGAACCGTCGCGGTAGTGTTCTTCCCGATCTATCTCGTCACGGGCCAGCCCCCCATTGGCCTGGGCTCGGACATCCTCTTCGTCGCATCCTGGGTCCTGACCATCGTTTTCGCCGAAGTGGTCATCCGTCGCTCCTGCCGCGCGCACCCCAAAGCGTTCGAATGA
- a CDS encoding class I SAM-dependent methyltransferase has product MRHDNDREQSMDHFHQAAQVTGYAQKAARMVPGLADLHLMSLLLLSERAPDDAKMLVVGAGGGLELKCFAQARPDWSFAAVDPSRPMLDLAVQALGPLGSRVDWIEGYVDDVPGAPFDGASCFLVLHFLPRPERLALLKAVRARLRRGAALVVAHHCLPSDDEDTLWLARSVAFGAGPQADFAQAAASGAGMARKLALLTAQEEEALLEEAGFGDVAMFYAGFSFRGWVAVAGG; this is encoded by the coding sequence ATGCGTCATGACAACGATCGGGAGCAGTCCATGGACCACTTCCATCAAGCCGCCCAGGTGACCGGCTACGCACAGAAGGCCGCCCGCATGGTGCCGGGTCTGGCCGATCTGCATCTGATGTCGCTCCTGCTGCTGTCGGAGCGTGCGCCCGACGACGCGAAGATGCTGGTGGTCGGCGCGGGCGGCGGTCTGGAGCTGAAGTGCTTTGCGCAAGCACGGCCCGATTGGTCCTTCGCCGCGGTGGATCCGTCGCGGCCCATGCTGGACCTGGCCGTCCAGGCCTTGGGGCCGCTGGGTTCGCGCGTCGACTGGATCGAAGGCTATGTCGACGATGTTCCAGGCGCACCGTTCGATGGCGCAAGCTGTTTCCTGGTGCTGCATTTCCTGCCGCGGCCGGAGCGCCTGGCCCTGCTGAAAGCGGTTCGCGCACGGCTCAGACGCGGAGCCGCCTTGGTGGTCGCCCATCACTGCCTGCCGTCGGACGACGAAGACACCTTGTGGCTCGCGCGGTCGGTGGCCTTCGGCGCCGGGCCGCAGGCCGATTTCGCCCAGGCCGCCGCATCGGGCGCCGGCATGGCGCGGAAGCTTGCGCTGCTCACCGCGCAGGAGGAAGAAGCGCTGCTCGAGGAAGCCGGGTTCGGCGATGTGGCGATGTTCTATGCGGGCTTTTCGTTCCGCGGCTGGGTGGCGGTGGCCGGAGGCTAG
- a CDS encoding MFS transporter: protein MSTATRQPAIESGATSSPAQTVPGPRERRILLIAVCIALMAVIAAVTGLNVAQPPLAVDLDASQSQVLWMINTYAITLAALLLPLGAVGDRWGRKPVLVAGLIVFGVANMASALAPSTPVMLAARFLSGVGAAAIMPVTLSLITSIFPESERSKAIGVWTGVAGGGGVIGMFLSAVLVDYLSWRWLFALPVVLVLIALVMTIRSVPDSRERPMHAFDLVGALLSIIAVMAWTFALHEGPVVGWSAIGTLSAAAFGAAASVAFVAWERRHPAPLLDVRLFRQRRLTSGSVSLLIWFGVQSGVFIVLYPFFQAVLGWSGLRATLGLMPMAVLMMGFSGVAPRLAARIGARMTMAGGILLGAIGLAMMALQVSVPGGYLSVLPGMIVMGIGMGLSMAPSTEAITRSLPNDRQGVASALNDVTREFGTALGVALLGAVFSAGYATAFAAPPGLSADAAAAAQRGIANAMEVANGAPYATALQSAARQAFVDGWQQAMWAGAAVMALLFVFVLLRGPAAIDETSEPAHAS, encoded by the coding sequence ATGTCCACCGCCACACGGCAGCCCGCCATCGAATCGGGCGCCACATCCTCGCCTGCTCAGACCGTGCCAGGCCCGCGCGAGCGCCGAATCCTCCTGATCGCGGTCTGCATCGCCCTGATGGCGGTCATCGCCGCCGTCACCGGGCTCAACGTGGCCCAGCCGCCGTTGGCTGTGGACCTAGACGCTTCGCAGAGCCAGGTCCTCTGGATGATCAACACCTACGCGATCACGCTGGCGGCACTGCTGCTGCCGCTGGGCGCCGTCGGCGACCGTTGGGGGCGCAAGCCGGTGCTGGTCGCCGGCCTGATCGTGTTCGGTGTGGCCAACATGGCTTCGGCGCTGGCGCCCAGCACGCCGGTGATGCTCGCGGCGCGCTTCCTCAGCGGTGTCGGCGCGGCAGCGATCATGCCGGTCACGCTGTCCCTGATCACCTCCATCTTCCCGGAGAGCGAGCGTTCGAAGGCAATCGGGGTATGGACGGGCGTCGCCGGCGGCGGTGGCGTGATTGGCATGTTCCTTTCCGCTGTGCTGGTCGACTACTTGAGCTGGCGCTGGCTGTTCGCATTGCCGGTCGTGCTGGTCCTGATCGCCCTGGTGATGACAATCCGCTCGGTTCCCGACTCACGGGAGCGGCCGATGCACGCATTCGACCTGGTAGGTGCGCTGCTGTCGATCATCGCGGTGATGGCTTGGACGTTCGCGCTGCACGAGGGACCGGTCGTGGGTTGGTCTGCGATTGGGACGCTAAGCGCCGCCGCGTTCGGTGCTGCCGCCAGCGTGGCGTTCGTGGCCTGGGAACGTCGGCACCCCGCTCCCCTGCTGGACGTACGACTGTTTCGCCAGCGCCGGCTGACCAGCGGATCGGTTTCGCTGTTGATCTGGTTCGGCGTGCAAAGCGGCGTGTTCATCGTGCTCTACCCGTTCTTTCAGGCGGTATTGGGCTGGTCGGGGCTCAGGGCCACGCTGGGCTTGATGCCCATGGCGGTATTGATGATGGGTTTCTCGGGCGTGGCTCCGCGCCTGGCCGCGCGCATCGGCGCGCGCATGACCATGGCCGGCGGCATCCTGCTCGGTGCCATCGGTCTGGCGATGATGGCGCTGCAGGTGTCCGTACCGGGCGGCTATCTCAGCGTCCTGCCCGGGATGATCGTCATGGGCATCGGCATGGGGTTGTCGATGGCGCCTTCCACCGAAGCCATCACTCGTTCGCTGCCCAACGACCGACAAGGCGTGGCATCCGCGCTCAATGATGTCACGCGCGAATTCGGAACCGCCCTGGGGGTGGCCCTGCTGGGCGCCGTTTTCTCGGCCGGCTACGCCACTGCGTTCGCCGCGCCGCCAGGTTTGTCGGCCGATGCCGCCGCGGCTGCGCAGCGCGGCATCGCCAACGCGATGGAGGTGGCGAACGGTGCGCCGTATGCGACCGCGCTGCAAAGCGCCGCCCGTCAGGCCTTCGTCGACGGCTGGCAACAGGCGATGTGGGCGGGCGCGGCGGTCATGGCGCTGCTGTTCGTGTTCGTGCTCCTGCGCGGGCCGGCTGCGATCGACGAGACATCGGAGCCTGCGCATGCGTCATGA
- a CDS encoding MerR family transcriptional regulator: MTTNAMTISRLASAAGVHVETVRYYQRRGLLQEPERPQGSVRRYGADDVGRLQFIRRAQAVGFRLDEIAGLLEVKGQRTCEQTRLLTERKLTEVRQRMEELRLLEAELEQLVDECNHVATGEACPALDRLAQNIR; this comes from the coding sequence ATGACCACCAATGCGATGACAATTAGCCGGCTGGCCTCAGCGGCCGGTGTGCATGTCGAAACGGTCCGCTACTACCAGCGGCGAGGGCTACTGCAGGAGCCCGAACGGCCGCAGGGCAGCGTGCGGCGTTACGGTGCCGACGATGTCGGCCGGCTCCAATTTATCCGCCGGGCACAGGCAGTGGGGTTCCGACTCGACGAGATCGCAGGCCTGCTCGAAGTCAAAGGCCAGCGCACCTGCGAGCAGACGCGATTGCTGACCGAGCGGAAATTGACTGAAGTCCGGCAACGCATGGAAGAGTTGCGGCTCTTGGAGGCGGAACTGGAACAGTTGGTGGACGAGTGCAATCACGTAGCGACTGGAGAGGCGTGTCCTGCGCTCGATCGGCTGGCGCAAAATATCCGCTAA
- a CDS encoding mercuric transporter MerT family protein gives MGAAAAAAGASVCCVVPLVLVLMGISGAWIANLTALDAWRPWFSAATLACLGWAFWTLYRPAARCRTDGACVDPAQLRRRRRWLWIATGLIALLLLFPYYIGWFL, from the coding sequence ATGGGAGCCGCCGCCGCAGCGGCCGGCGCGTCTGTGTGTTGCGTGGTCCCTTTGGTGCTGGTCCTGATGGGCATCAGTGGCGCATGGATCGCCAACCTCACCGCCTTGGATGCCTGGCGCCCCTGGTTCAGCGCGGCCACACTGGCTTGTCTGGGTTGGGCGTTCTGGACGCTGTATCGCCCGGCGGCGCGGTGCAGGACTGACGGTGCCTGCGTCGATCCGGCGCAGCTGCGACGCCGCCGGCGCTGGCTCTGGATCGCCACCGGCTTGATCGCGCTGTTGCTGCTCTTCCCCTACTACATAGGCTGGTTCCTGTAA
- a CDS encoding heavy-metal-associated domain-containing protein encodes MRKILLGLILTAWMGLVSAAPPKQVVALHVENMTCPACSITIDKALDKVPGVTARRVDTQAATVIVTFDAERTNTAAIAKAITDAGFPATAKASANGG; translated from the coding sequence ATGCGCAAGATCCTCCTTGGTTTGATCCTCACAGCATGGATGGGGTTGGTCTCCGCAGCGCCCCCCAAGCAAGTCGTCGCCCTGCACGTGGAAAACATGACCTGCCCGGCGTGCAGCATCACCATCGATAAGGCCTTGGACAAAGTGCCGGGTGTGACGGCGCGCCGTGTCGACACTCAGGCGGCCACCGTGATCGTGACCTTCGATGCCGAGCGCACCAATACGGCGGCCATCGCCAAGGCCATCACCGATGCCGGGTTTCCTGCCACCGCCAAGGCGAGCGCGAACGGTGGCTGA
- a CDS encoding GDCCVxC domain-containing (seleno)protein has product MPGFLPPPRRARTVAEVQLQSTLTCPACGHQATETMPTTACQFFYECPGCHTLLRPKAGDCCVFCSYGTVPCPPIQQSSPCCSNVG; this is encoded by the coding sequence ATGCCGGGTTTCCTGCCACCGCCAAGGCGAGCGCGAACGGTGGCTGAGGTGCAACTGCAAAGCACGCTGACGTGCCCCGCGTGCGGGCATCAGGCAACCGAGACCATGCCGACAACCGCGTGCCAATTCTTCTACGAGTGCCCGGGGTGCCATACCTTGCTGCGCCCCAAGGCGGGTGATTGCTGCGTGTTTTGCTCCTACGGCACGGTGCCGTGTCCGCCCATCCAGCAAAGCAGCCCCTGCTGCAGCAACGTGGGTTGA
- a CDS encoding Tn3 family transposase, translating into MASIERTAYPQFKRNPVVRELVAAYTPTEAELTFVAEQARQPAHRLTLAVLLKAFQRLGYFPALEEVPAAVVRHIRGELKYRVQVKPAPVAPNKRYRYYQRIRAYLQVRAYADGGLGVAARAMNDAAAVMDNPADLINVAIEQLVRDRIELPAFSALDRMARRIRTLVNGRYFALIAGRLTADEKQRLDDLLVVSDPRQKSPLQAIKRLPKRASLQHFQELLDHIAALDNLVGSEQHLVEVPELKRKHFAAEARALDAAELRDFRPAKRHAVLLCLIHRARVQTRDDLAEMFIKRLGNIHNRGREELERLRARYREKTEALVATMSDVVRVLDHHPSDTEAGREIRQLVARRGGAQALQADCEAIAAHAGDNHLPLLWPFYKSHRATILRMVRHLDLESTTEDRSLINAIELILRQERARGDWLDEPVDLAFTSQPWRKTIVHRTEAGEERVHRRLFEVCVFSSLANELKSGDVAVRGSETYADYRHQLLPWDECEPLVADYCRQLNLPSTPVEFVNALQSRLLQVAELTDQGYLDNGQVIIGEDGLPVLKRSKAKEMSSHARALETAILDRLRERSVIEILCDVAHWTGWTRHFGPLSGSDTKIEQPLERYVLTTFTYGCNLGPAQAARHLRGAVSAHMLSFVNRRHVDANKLAAACRDIINSYAGLQLPKFWGDGKSAAADGTKYDLYDQNLLASYHIRYGGYGGIAYHHVSDTYVALFSHFIPCGVWEAVYIIDGLLKNTSDIQPDTVHSDTQGQSLPVFGLSHLLGIQLMPRIRNWRDYKFYRPDADIRYEHIDPLFRDTVDWDLIETHWKDLMQVVLSIKSGKIAASTLLRKLGNYSRKNRLYQAFRELGAAVRTLFLLQYISNRELREQITASTNKVEAYNGFAKHFFFGGEGIIADNDPLEQEKAVKYNDLVSNAVIFHNVVEQTRIIKSLMRAGWKITPEDVATLSPYVTSHVKRFGDYLIDVEAIPEPYEIELPLALAA; encoded by the coding sequence ATGGCGTCGATCGAACGGACCGCGTATCCCCAGTTCAAGCGCAATCCCGTCGTCCGCGAACTGGTCGCCGCCTACACCCCCACCGAAGCCGAACTGACTTTCGTCGCCGAACAGGCACGGCAGCCCGCGCACCGCCTGACCCTGGCCGTCCTGCTGAAGGCGTTCCAGCGACTGGGCTATTTTCCGGCCCTGGAGGAAGTGCCCGCGGCGGTGGTGCGTCACATCCGCGGCGAACTGAAGTACAGGGTGCAGGTGAAACCGGCGCCGGTCGCACCCAACAAGCGGTATCGCTACTACCAGCGCATCCGTGCCTACCTGCAGGTGCGCGCCTATGCCGACGGCGGCCTCGGCGTGGCTGCCCGCGCCATGAACGACGCGGCCGCCGTCATGGACAATCCGGCAGACCTCATCAATGTCGCGATCGAACAACTGGTGCGCGACCGCATCGAGTTGCCGGCGTTCTCCGCGTTGGATCGCATGGCCCGGCGCATCCGCACGCTCGTCAATGGCCGTTACTTTGCGCTGATTGCGGGACGGTTGACGGCCGACGAGAAGCAGCGTCTGGATGACTTGTTGGTGGTCAGCGATCCTCGCCAGAAGAGCCCGCTGCAGGCGATCAAGCGGCTGCCGAAGCGTGCCTCCCTGCAACACTTCCAGGAACTGCTCGATCACATTGCGGCGTTGGACAACCTGGTCGGTAGCGAGCAGCACCTGGTGGAGGTGCCCGAACTCAAGCGCAAGCACTTCGCAGCCGAAGCCCGCGCCCTGGATGCCGCCGAACTGCGGGATTTCCGGCCGGCCAAGCGTCACGCGGTGTTGCTGTGCCTGATCCACCGCGCCCGGGTGCAGACCCGCGACGACCTCGCGGAGATGTTCATCAAGCGCTTGGGCAACATCCACAACCGCGGCCGGGAGGAACTGGAGCGGTTGCGGGCGCGGTATCGCGAGAAGACCGAGGCGTTGGTGGCCACCATGTCGGATGTGGTCCGCGTGCTCGACCACCATCCCAGCGACACCGAGGCCGGCCGCGAAATCCGCCAGCTGGTCGCCCGGCGCGGCGGCGCACAAGCACTGCAGGCCGACTGCGAGGCGATCGCCGCCCATGCCGGCGACAACCATCTGCCGCTGTTGTGGCCGTTCTACAAGAGCCACCGGGCCACGATCCTGCGGATGGTGCGGCACCTGGATCTGGAATCCACGACCGAAGACCGCTCGCTGATCAACGCCATCGAACTGATCCTGCGCCAGGAACGTGCCCGCGGCGATTGGCTGGACGAGCCGGTCGATCTGGCGTTCACTTCCCAGCCGTGGCGCAAGACCATCGTGCACCGGACCGAAGCCGGCGAGGAGCGTGTGCATCGTCGCCTGTTCGAGGTTTGCGTGTTCTCGTCGCTGGCGAACGAACTCAAATCCGGGGACGTGGCGGTACGCGGCTCGGAGACCTATGCCGATTACCGGCACCAGTTGCTGCCGTGGGACGAATGCGAACCGCTGGTGGCGGACTACTGCCGGCAGTTGAATCTGCCTTCCACGCCCGTGGAGTTCGTCAACGCGCTGCAATCGCGCCTGCTGCAGGTCGCCGAGCTGACCGACCAAGGCTATCTGGACAACGGCCAGGTGATCATCGGCGAGGACGGGCTGCCGGTGCTGAAGCGGAGCAAGGCCAAGGAGATGAGCAGCCACGCCCGTGCCCTGGAAACGGCCATCCTCGACCGCCTGCGCGAGCGCAGCGTCATCGAGATCCTGTGCGATGTCGCCCACTGGACCGGCTGGACGCGGCACTTCGGCCCCTTGTCCGGCTCCGACACCAAGATCGAGCAGCCCCTTGAGCGCTACGTGCTCACCACGTTCACCTACGGCTGCAACCTCGGGCCGGCGCAGGCGGCGCGACACCTACGCGGTGCGGTCTCCGCGCACATGCTGTCGTTCGTCAACCGCCGGCATGTGGACGCGAACAAGCTGGCCGCGGCCTGCCGCGACATCATCAACAGCTATGCCGGCCTGCAGCTCCCCAAATTCTGGGGCGATGGCAAGAGCGCCGCCGCCGACGGCACCAAGTACGACCTCTACGATCAGAACCTGCTGGCCTCGTATCACATTCGCTACGGCGGTTACGGTGGCATCGCCTACCATCACGTCTCCGACACCTACGTGGCGCTCTTCAGTCACTTCATCCCGTGCGGTGTGTGGGAAGCGGTGTACATCATCGACGGACTGCTGAAGAACACCTCCGACATCCAGCCTGACACCGTGCATTCCGACACCCAGGGCCAGTCGCTGCCGGTGTTCGGGTTGTCACACCTGCTGGGTATCCAGTTGATGCCGCGTATTCGCAACTGGCGGGACTACAAGTTCTATCGGCCCGACGCAGACATTCGCTACGAGCACATCGACCCGCTGTTCCGCGACACGGTCGATTGGGACCTGATCGAGACCCACTGGAAGGATTTGATGCAGGTGGTGTTGTCGATCAAGTCCGGCAAGATCGCCGCCTCGACGCTGCTGCGCAAGCTGGGCAACTACAGCCGCAAGAACCGCCTGTACCAGGCATTCCGCGAACTGGGCGCGGCCGTACGCACGTTGTTCCTGCTGCAGTACATCTCCAACCGCGAGCTGCGCGAACAGATCACGGCCTCCACCAACAAGGTCGAGGCCTACAACGGGTTTGCCAAGCATTTCTTCTTCGGCGGGGAAGGCATCATCGCCGACAACGATCCGCTCGAACAGGAGAAGGCGGTCAAGTACAACGACCTGGTGTCCAACGCCGTCATCTTCCACAACGTGGTCGAGCAGACCCGCATCATCAAATCGCTCATGCGTGCGGGCTGGAAGATCACCCCGGAAGACGTGGCTACGCTCAGTCCTTATGTGACCAGCCACGTCAAACGCTTCGGCGACTATCTCATCGACGTGGAAGCGATCCCGGAACCCTACGAAATCGAACTACCTCTGGCCTTGGCCGCGTAG
- a CDS encoding MerR family transcriptional regulator, with translation MRMKISEAAVASGCHLETIRYYERVGLMPPPTRTGSGYRAYTPGDVERLRFITRGRELGFSLEEIRSLLRLNDDPKLSCGNVDVLARAHLADIHQRIEALTRMASELEGVIAQCAGGERGTCTILGALRHPGNDSTSCTDPVCRP, from the coding sequence ATGCGAATGAAAATCAGTGAAGCTGCCGTCGCCAGCGGCTGCCACCTGGAAACCATCCGCTACTACGAACGGGTCGGACTGATGCCACCACCGACGCGAACGGGGAGCGGCTACCGCGCCTACACGCCGGGCGACGTCGAACGGCTGCGCTTCATCACCCGTGGGCGCGAGCTGGGTTTCAGTCTGGAGGAGATCCGCAGCCTGTTGCGCTTGAACGACGATCCGAAGCTGTCGTGCGGCAACGTCGATGTGCTGGCCCGGGCGCACCTGGCCGACATCCATCAGCGGATCGAGGCGCTGACCCGAATGGCCAGCGAGTTGGAGGGCGTGATCGCCCAGTGCGCGGGCGGCGAGCGCGGCACCTGCACCATCCTGGGGGCGCTGCGGCACCCGGGCAACGATTCGACTTCGTGCACCGATCCGGTGTGCCGCCCATGA
- a CDS encoding cytochrome c/FTR1 family iron permease, with protein MPLPITLIRSSLFALLLGWAALLPVRAESPAANPRQTWQMLDYIAVDYAGAVQGGRVVAPSEYAEMQEFAGAVRTQLASLPATPKQPALLAQADRLAVAVATKAEPAQVAALARGLADDLLADYPIGAVPTSPPEPTRATALYAQQCAACHGPSGRGDGPAAAGLDPPPIAFTDADRAAQRTPLALYEVISQGVPGTGMASFAGLPDADRWALAFYVGSLAYSPQARADGEALWRKNADAHGRIPTLEALTRTREADLATSLPATQANAIVAYLRSRPQAVNEPVAGAGPLALARQRLADSQHAYAAGDIAQATTLALSAYLDGVEPIEPTLAARNTALLRDIETAMARYRTQLGRRTAPADIAAQATKINALFDRAEAVLQDSHTDTTTAFLGSFTILVREGLEALLIVIGMIAFLRKAERREVLPYVHAGWAGALLAGAVTWAAATYLVDISGANREVTEGVSALFAAAVLLSVGIWMHQKSLAGRWQHYLHAKLSAALSRRSAVFLFVLAFVAVYREVFETILFYIAMWSEQASAAILAGLVAGSVVLAAVAFWMLRVSKRLPIGRFFSISSILIAVLAVILVGKGIAALQEAGWVSQALVQAPRIEWLGMYPSWQSLLAQVVVAIAAVVGFIVNTRSAPVPAHSPKTQARGIDQ; from the coding sequence ATGCCCCTGCCGATTACCCTGATTCGATCCAGTCTCTTCGCCCTTCTGCTCGGGTGGGCCGCGCTGCTGCCGGTCCGCGCCGAATCGCCGGCAGCCAACCCACGCCAGACCTGGCAGATGCTCGACTACATCGCGGTGGACTATGCCGGCGCCGTCCAGGGCGGCCGTGTCGTTGCCCCCAGCGAATACGCCGAGATGCAGGAGTTCGCCGGTGCGGTCCGCACGCAACTGGCGAGCTTGCCTGCGACCCCGAAACAGCCGGCGCTGCTGGCGCAGGCCGACCGGCTGGCGGTGGCGGTGGCCACCAAGGCCGAACCTGCGCAAGTCGCGGCGCTCGCCCGCGGGCTGGCCGACGACCTGCTGGCCGACTACCCCATCGGGGCGGTGCCGACCTCTCCGCCGGAACCGACACGAGCCACGGCGCTCTACGCCCAGCAATGCGCGGCCTGTCACGGCCCAAGTGGACGCGGCGACGGTCCGGCCGCCGCCGGGCTGGATCCGCCGCCGATCGCTTTCACCGATGCCGACCGCGCCGCCCAGCGCACGCCGCTGGCGCTGTACGAGGTGATCTCGCAGGGCGTGCCGGGCACCGGCATGGCCAGCTTCGCTGGATTGCCCGACGCTGACCGCTGGGCGCTGGCGTTCTATGTGGGCAGCCTGGCGTACTCGCCGCAGGCCCGTGCCGACGGTGAGGCGCTATGGCGCAAGAATGCCGACGCGCATGGCCGCATCCCCACGCTGGAAGCGCTGACCCGCACCCGCGAAGCCGACCTTGCGACGAGTCTGCCCGCGACACAGGCCAACGCCATCGTTGCCTACCTGCGTTCCCGGCCGCAGGCCGTCAACGAACCGGTGGCCGGCGCCGGTCCGCTGGCATTGGCCCGGCAGCGACTGGCCGACAGCCAGCATGCCTACGCCGCCGGCGATATCGCACAAGCCACGACGTTGGCGTTGTCGGCCTACCTCGATGGCGTGGAGCCGATCGAGCCGACATTGGCCGCGCGCAACACGGCACTGCTGCGCGACATCGAAACCGCCATGGCCCGCTATCGCACCCAATTAGGGCGCCGAACGGCCCCAGCGGACATCGCCGCGCAGGCGACAAAGATCAATGCACTGTTCGATCGCGCCGAGGCGGTACTGCAGGATTCGCACACGGACACGACCACTGCCTTTCTCGGCAGCTTCACCATTCTTGTGCGCGAGGGGCTGGAAGCACTGCTGATCGTGATCGGCATGATCGCGTTCCTGCGCAAAGCCGAGCGCCGCGAAGTGCTGCCCTATGTGCATGCCGGTTGGGCCGGCGCCTTGCTGGCCGGCGCGGTGACATGGGCGGCGGCGACCTACCTGGTGGACATCAGCGGCGCCAACCGCGAAGTGACCGAAGGCGTGTCGGCGTTGTTCGCCGCCGCCGTGCTCCTGAGCGTGGGCATCTGGATGCACCAGAAGAGCCTGGCTGGCCGCTGGCAGCACTACCTGCACGCGAAGCTGTCGGCGGCGTTATCGCGGCGCTCGGCGGTCTTCCTGTTCGTGCTCGCGTTCGTGGCGGTGTACCGCGAGGTGTTCGAGACGATCCTGTTCTACATCGCGATGTGGAGCGAACAGGCCTCCGCCGCCATCCTCGCGGGTCTGGTGGCGGGCAGCGTGGTCCTGGCCGCCGTGGCGTTCTGGATGTTGCGCGTGAGCAAGCGCCTGCCGATCGGCCGGTTCTTCTCGATCAGTTCGATCCTGATCGCGGTACTGGCGGTCATCCTCGTCGGCAAGGGCATCGCCGCCCTGCAAGAGGCCGGTTGGGTATCCCAGGCCTTGGTGCAGGCGCCGCGCATCGAATGGCTGGGCATGTATCCGTCCTGGCAATCGTTGCTGGCACAGGTGGTCGTGGCCATCGCCGCGGTGGTCGGATTCATCGTCAACACCCGGTCCGCACCGGTACCGGCACATAGCCCCAAGACCCAAGCAAGAGGGATAGATCAATGA
- a CDS encoding cation transporter has translation MSDCGCHHEAKNSRERRVLWIALGLNAAMAVIGGIAGWIAQSTGLLADALDMLSDATAYTIGLIAIGRTARFKANAAWLSGSILLVLGIGVLVEVGRRVMYGAEPLSSWMIGTALLSLAVNVSVLRMLAPLKSGEVHLRATWLFTRADVVANLGVILAGVLVLWLDSPYPDFVIGALIGLYVIKEAVEILGDARRAQREAKA, from the coding sequence ATGAGTGACTGCGGCTGCCACCACGAAGCCAAGAATTCCCGCGAACGTCGGGTGCTATGGATCGCTCTGGGACTCAACGCCGCGATGGCGGTCATTGGCGGCATCGCCGGCTGGATCGCGCAATCCACCGGCTTGCTCGCCGATGCGCTGGACATGCTGTCCGATGCCACCGCCTACACGATCGGCTTGATCGCGATCGGGCGAACGGCCCGCTTCAAGGCCAATGCGGCCTGGCTCAGCGGCAGCATCTTGCTGGTGTTGGGCATCGGCGTGCTGGTCGAGGTCGGTCGACGGGTCATGTACGGCGCCGAGCCGCTCAGTAGCTGGATGATCGGCACCGCACTGTTGTCGCTGGCGGTCAACGTGAGTGTGCTGCGCATGTTGGCGCCACTGAAATCCGGCGAGGTGCATCTGCGGGCGACCTGGCTCTTCACCCGCGCCGACGTGGTGGCCAACCTCGGCGTGATCCTGGCCGGTGTGCTGGTGCTGTGGCTGGATTCCCCGTATCCGGATTTCGTTATCGGCGCACTGATCGGCTTGTATGTGATCAAGGAAGCCGTCGAGATCCTGGGTGATGCGCGCCGCGCCCAACGTGAGGCCAAGGCGTGA